ATTGCCGTCATGCTGCCGAACGGCGTCGAATGGGTGTGCGCAGACCAGGCGGCGCTCAGCCTCGGTCTGGTGGTCGTCCCGCTGTTCGTGAACGACAGGCCGGACAGCGTCGCCTATATCCTGCGGGAGACCGGCGCCCGGCTGCTGCTGGTCGACGACGCGGACCAGTGGGAAACACTGCGCCCGGCAGTAGCCGGACTGGATCATCTGGCGCGAATCGTCGTGCGCGCGGACGTACCAGGTAACGATGCCCGCGTGACATCGCTCCGAAGGTGGCTGGGCACCGGTGGTGAGGGCGGCCGCGAGGAGGAGATCCATCAGGGGCGCGGCGACCATCTCGCAGCGATCGTGTTCACCTCCGGCACCGCGGGCCGTCCCAAGGGGGTGATGTTGTCGCACGGCAACATCCTGTGGAATGCCTACGCCAGTTATTGCAGCAACCCTGTGGACTCCGGCGACAACTTCCTCTCCTTCCTGCCGCTGTCGCACACGCTGGAGCGTACCGTGGGTTATTACCTGCCCATGATGGCGAACGCCAGCGTGGCCTTCGCCCGCTCGGTCGCGCAGCTCGGTGATGATCTGCTCGCGGTGCGTCCCACGGCGCTGATTTCCGTGCCGCGGATCTACGAGCGGGTTTACGGCCGCATCCAGGTGCAGATGGAAGGACGTCCCGCCCTGGCGCGCTGGCTGTTCCGCCAGGCGGTCGATACCGGCTGGGCGCGTTTTCAGTATCAGCAGGGGCGGGCAGGATGGCGTCCCGCGCTCCTGTTATGGCCGCTGCTGCAGCGCCTGGTCGCGGGCAAGGTCCTGGAACGGCTCGGCGGGAGGATTCGCATCGCGGTGTGCGGCGGCGCGCCCATCCCTGCCGAGGTGGCGCGCACCTTCATCGGCCTGGGGCTGCCCCTGATCCAGGGTTACGGCATGACGGAGGCCAGTCCCGTGCTGAGCGGCAACCGGCTGGAAGACAACGATCCGGCGAGCGTGGGACGGCCGCTGCGCGATGTGCAGTTCAAGGTCACGGAGCAGGGCGAGCTGCTGGTGAAGAGCCCCGGAGTGATGCTGGGCTACCTGAACGATGCGGGGGCGACCGCGGCTGCGATCGACGCCGAGGGCTGGCTGCACACCGGCGACAAGGCGGAGATCGAGAACGGCTACATCTATATCACGGGCCGACTCAAGGACATCATCGTGTTGTCCAACGGCGAGAAGGTATCTCCGGCGGATATGGAGCTGGCGCTCGCCTCCGATCCTCTGTTCGAACAGGTTCTGGTGGTGGGCGAGGGCAGGCCGTATCTGACCGCTCTGGTGGTGTTGAATCCCGAGCGCTGGCCGGTGCTCGCGCAGCAGCTGGGTGTTGAGCCGGATGACCCGCGCGCGCTGCAGGCGCCGGTCGTGCTGGATGAGGCGGGGCGCCGGATCGAGGGTCTGACGCGGCAATTTCCCGGCTACGCCCGCATCCGGCGCTTCAGCCTTACGCTCGATCCGTGGACGGTGGAGAACGGCATGCAGACCCCGACGCTCAAGCTGCGCCGCCAGCGCATCACCGAGCAGGCCCGCGCGGTAATCGAACGGATGTATGCAGGACATTGATATGACGCAGGAGGACGCAGTGGACCGGTTGCCCGCGGGACGCCAGCCCACGACCCGGGTGCTGGCCATGCCGACCGATACCAACGCGGCGGGCGACATCTTCGGCGGCTGGATCATGGCGCAGGTCGACATCGCCGGCAGCATCGCCGCCTACCGCCGCGCCGGCGGCCGCGTCGTGACGGTGGCGGTCAATTCCTTCCAGTTCCACAAACCGGTCTTCGTCGGCGACCTGATCAGCTGTTATGCCGAGGTGGTGCGCGTCGGACGCACCTCGCTGACGGCGCATGTCGAAGTCTACGCGGAGCGCAGCCGCGGGATCGAGGAGGCCATCAGGGTAACGGAGGCCACGCTGACCTACGTGGCCGTGGATCAGGACCGCAAACCGCGCCCGGTCGACAGCGCCTGACCTTATTTCGGGGCGACGGTCTCCCTGACGTGGATCCCGTACTCCTTGCCCTGCGGGTCCTCCCACCACCAGCGCCCGGCGCGGAGGTCCTCGCCGACGGCGATCGCGCGCGTGCAGGGCGCGCAGCCGATGCTCGGATAGTGTTTGTCGTGCAGCTCGTTGTAAGGAATGGCGAAGTGGCGGATGCAGGTCCACACCTCATCCTGCGACCAGTCGAGCAGCGGATTGAACTTGCGCAGGCCGTGTTCGGCGTCCCATTCCTCGACCTGCAGATCCTTGCGTGAAGGCGACTGTTCGCGCCTGAGCCCGGTGATCCAGGCGTGCTTGCCGTGCAGGGCGCGCCGGAGCGGTTCGACCTTGCGGATGTGGCAGCAGCGCTTGCGCAGCTCGACGCTGTCGTAAAACGCGTCGGGGCCGTGGGCGCGCACATATTCCTCCACCGCGCGGAAATCCGGGAAATAGATGCGGATGGAGATGCCGTAATGCCGCATGGTGTGCTGCATCAGGCGGTAGGTCTCGGCCGGGAGGCGGCCGGTGTCGAGGCTGAAGATCTCGATGCCGGGCGCGTGCCGGCAGATCAGGTCGGTCAGCAGCATGTCCTCGGCGCCGAAGCTGTTGGCGAAGGTGGCCGGTGCGCCTGCGTCGGCGATCCCGCGCAGCAGATGCGCGGCCTCGGCGAGCTTCCGTTCGAGCGACGCGTCGATGTTCATGGGCGGATGCGGCTGCCTGCCTCCGGACCGGGATCTCAGTGAGCCGGTGTGATTCCCTCTTTGCGCACGATCACGCGCACTGCGTTGCCTTGTGTTTCGATGCGCAGGATCTCATGCCCGTCCTTGCGCAGGCTGGCTGCCGCCTGCTGCGCGAGTTCCTCGGTGCCGAACAGGAATCCCGCCGGCCCGCCCGCCGCGACGCGCCGCAGTTCGTTGCGCGCCTTGACGTAATGCAGCGGGCAGCCGTAGGCGGTCAGATCGATGCTCTCAGCGTTTTTTTTTCAGCCGTGGCGATGGCCGGCATGGAGGCGCTCAGGTCGAGCTGACGATCGATGTTCTGGCAAAGCACGGCCGCCTCGGCGGTCCACTGATCCAGTTCCTGCATGAGCGTCTGGTAGGCGGCGTCATCGAAATCGTCCTTGAGCTGTTCCAGCCGCGCGGCGAAATCGCTCAGGCGCTGGCCCATCGTCGGACTGGCCGGCAGCGCCGCGGACAACTGGCGGCCGATCTCCGGCAGATCGTTGGCGGCGGGCTGGCCCGCTAGGAACAGCAGCGAATGTCCGACCAGGCGGCCTATGACCTGCGCGCATTCGATCGATTCATCGTATTTGCGCTTCTGCAGGAAGCCGCCGCGGTAATTGCGCTCGTTCGCCGCCTCGGCGAAGTTCGCCGCGACCGTCTCCTGCGCCGCACCGGCGCATTCGCCGCCGCCGAACTGCACTACCTTGAAGGCCTCTTCATCGCCATGGTCCTGCAGAACGGCGGCGAGCTCCTCCGGCGCGACGGCGAGGATGCCGGCGAGCAGGCGGTCGAAATAATCCGCAGCCTGCCTGTGCGTCCAGGCGAAGAAGGATTCCCCGTTGACGCGCTCACGGGCGTAGGTCTGCTGGATCAGCGCAATCGCCTGCTGGATGCGCGCGGCGGGGACCGAGGGTCCCTTGCGGGCGAGGCCACCGCCGTTGCGGCCGTCGCCGCCCAGGTACATCTGGTAATGTGGCACCAGCTTGCCGTGCAGACGCCGGCCTTCACCGTAGATGCCGATGTCGCCGGTCTCGGGTTGCGCGCAGCCGTTGTGGCAGCCGCTGGCGCGGATGCGCAGGTCGTGATCGCCGCCCGAGATCTTGGTGCCGATCTTCTTGGAGGCGGTGATGCCGAGGCGGCAGGTCGAGGTGCCGGGGCAGGCGACGACGTCGTCGCCGGTCTTCGGTTCACCGAGGCCGAGCGCGGCGATGCCCGCACGGACGTCGGCGATGCGCCCGTCGGGCACGCCGGCCAGGATCAGGTTCTGGTCCTGGGTGGTGCGCACGTCGGACAGCCCCAGTTTGCGCATCAGCGCGGCGATACCGTGCATCTGCGGGCCGGTGAGGTCGCCGATCGGCACGCTGATCGGGAAGATGTTCAGCCCCGGCTGCTTCTGCGGCAGCACCTTGCGCGGCGCGCCGGGATTGGTGCAGCCGTCGACCGCAGCGCCGTCGCGCCAGTTGCCTTTGATGTGCGATCTGCCGGCAAGCGCGGTCTTGGTGCGGGCCAGTTCCTCGCGGTACTTTTCCACGAAGCCCGCGGCGCCGAAGCGGTCGACCAGGAACTTGATGCGGGACTTCGCCCGCTTCTTGCGGTCGGAATAGCGGTTGTGCAGGGAGATCACCGCCTCCATGCACGGGATCAGGTCTGCCTCGGGGACGAACTCCTCCACCGTGACGGCGTGGCGCGGTTTGTGGCCGAGGCCGCCGCCCGCCAGGATCTTGAAGCCGAAGCGGCCGTCCTGCTTGACCGCGACCACGGCGAGGTCGTGCAGCAGGCCCTGGGCGCAGTCGGCCTCGCAACCGGAGAAGCTGATCTTGAACTTGCGCGGCAGGTGCTGCGTCAGCGGATGGCGCAGGAAATATTGCACCGCGTCGTCCTGGTATTCCGCGATGTCCACGCGTTCGCGCGGACACACGCTCGCCAGCGGGCAGCAGGTGACGTTGCGTACCGTGTTATTGCAGGCCTCGCGCGTGGTGAGGCCGGCCTGGGCCAGATCCTTCAGTGCGCGCGGCGATTTTTCCAGCGGGACGTAATGGATCTGGATGTCCTGCCGCGTGGTGATATGCGCGACGTCATGCTGCGCGTAACCTTCCAGGATGTCCGCCATCTTGTCCAGCTGCGCCGGGGTCATGCGTCCGCCCGGGATCTTGACGCGGATCATGTTGACGCCTTCCTGGCGCTGGCCGTAGACGCCCTGCTGCAGGCGGATGGACTGGAAGCGGTCGGCGTCGATCTCGTCGCTCAGGAAGGCGTGCACGCTTTCCTCGAAACGATCCAGTTCCTCGAAATTGACCAGTGTCTGCGCCTTGTTCATAGGTACATCTCCTGCGCTGTATCGTTGGTTGTTCTGTTATCCAAGCTGTTCCTGTTCATCAGGCGGCGAACATGAATTTCACCCCGATCAGGATCAGCGTACTGGCCAGCAGCGGCCGTATCACGCGTTCGGGAACTATCGAAGTCAGGTGGCTGCCGAGATAAATGCCCGGCAGTGATCCGACCAGCAGGATAGACAGCATCGCGAAATCGACGGTACCCATGTGCACATGCCCGAGGCCCGCTACCAGCGTCAGGGGTACCGCGTGGGCGATGTCCGTCCCCACGATGAGGCGCGTCGGCAGGCTGGGATACAGGAAGATCAGCATCGCCGCCCCCAGCGCGCCGGCGCCAATCGAAGATATTGGCACCAGGATCCCCAGCACCACCCCTGCGCCGATCGTCGCGGCGGGGCGCAACGACTGCCAGTTGGGGAGCCAGACCCTGATTCTGCGGCCCAGGCCCTGTACGCGGGATTTGAACAGCAACGAGAGCGCGGTCAGGA
Above is a window of Gammaproteobacteria bacterium DNA encoding:
- a CDS encoding long-chain fatty acid--CoA ligase — protein: MALDNSALIPPDQVSTLSDLFYERVRRSPQSPAYRHFDPADGQWRELSWEQVAAEVGRWRAGLRREGFVPGERIAVMLPNGVEWVCADQAALSLGLVVVPLFVNDRPDSVAYILRETGARLLLVDDADQWETLRPAVAGLDHLARIVVRADVPGNDARVTSLRRWLGTGGEGGREEEIHQGRGDHLAAIVFTSGTAGRPKGVMLSHGNILWNAYASYCSNPVDSGDNFLSFLPLSHTLERTVGYYLPMMANASVAFARSVAQLGDDLLAVRPTALISVPRIYERVYGRIQVQMEGRPALARWLFRQAVDTGWARFQYQQGRAGWRPALLLWPLLQRLVAGKVLERLGGRIRIAVCGGAPIPAEVARTFIGLGLPLIQGYGMTEASPVLSGNRLEDNDPASVGRPLRDVQFKVTEQGELLVKSPGVMLGYLNDAGATAAAIDAEGWLHTGDKAEIENGYIYITGRLKDIIVLSNGEKVSPADMELALASDPLFEQVLVVGEGRPYLTALVVLNPERWPVLAQQLGVEPDDPRALQAPVVLDEAGRRIEGLTRQFPGYARIRRFSLTLDPWTVENGMQTPTLKLRRQRITEQARAVIERMYAGH
- a CDS encoding phosphoadenylyl-sulfate reductase, with the translated sequence MNIDASLERKLAEAAHLLRGIADAGAPATFANSFGAEDMLLTDLICRHAPGIEIFSLDTGRLPAETYRLMQHTMRHYGISIRIYFPDFRAVEEYVRAHGPDAFYDSVELRKRCCHIRKVEPLRRALHGKHAWITGLRREQSPSRKDLQVEEWDAEHGLRKFNPLLDWSQDEVWTCIRHFAIPYNELHDKHYPSIGCAPCTRAIAVGEDLRAGRWWWEDPQGKEYGIHVRETVAPK
- a CDS encoding sulfite exporter TauE/SafE family protein translates to MDTLAFILAGFGVGTLVGLTGVGGGSLMTPLLIFLFGIAPVTAVGTDLLFAAITKATGIWHHQRRENIRWNIAGLMLVGSLPTSVTVVYYMDRYKLAGEELNLVIHTGLGVALILTALSLLFKSRVQGLGRRIRVWLPNWQSLRPAATIGAGVVLGILVPISSIGAGALGAAMLIFLYPSLPTRLIVGTDIAHAVPLTLVAGLGHVHMGTVDFAMLSILLVGSLPGIYLGSHLTSIVPERVIRPLLASTLILIGVKFMFAA
- a CDS encoding acyl-CoA thioesterase, which translates into the protein MTQEDAVDRLPAGRQPTTRVLAMPTDTNAAGDIFGGWIMAQVDIAGSIAAYRRAGGRVVTVAVNSFQFHKPVFVGDLISCYAEVVRVGRTSLTAHVEVYAERSRGIEEAIRVTEATLTYVAVDQDRKPRPVDSA
- a CDS encoding nitrite/sulfite reductase — protein: MNKAQTLVNFEELDRFEESVHAFLSDEIDADRFQSIRLQQGVYGQRQEGVNMIRVKIPGGRMTPAQLDKMADILEGYAQHDVAHITTRQDIQIHYVPLEKSPRALKDLAQAGLTTREACNNTVRNVTCCPLASVCPRERVDIAEYQDDAVQYFLRHPLTQHLPRKFKISFSGCEADCAQGLLHDLAVVAVKQDGRFGFKILAGGGLGHKPRHAVTVEEFVPEADLIPCMEAVISLHNRYSDRKKRAKSRIKFLVDRFGAAGFVEKYREELARTKTALAGRSHIKGNWRDGAAVDGCTNPGAPRKVLPQKQPGLNIFPISVPIGDLTGPQMHGIAALMRKLGLSDVRTTQDQNLILAGVPDGRIADVRAGIAALGLGEPKTGDDVVACPGTSTCRLGITASKKIGTKISGGDHDLRIRASGCHNGCAQPETGDIGIYGEGRRLHGKLVPHYQMYLGGDGRNGGGLARKGPSVPAARIQQAIALIQQTYARERVNGESFFAWTHRQAADYFDRLLAGILAVAPEELAAVLQDHGDEEAFKVVQFGGGECAGAAQETVAANFAEAANERNYRGGFLQKRKYDESIECAQVIGRLVGHSLLFLAGQPAANDLPEIGRQLSAALPASPTMGQRLSDFAARLEQLKDDFDDAAYQTLMQELDQWTAEAAVLCQNIDRQLDLSASMPAIATAEKKTLRASI